From the genome of Flavobacterium ovatum, one region includes:
- a CDS encoding MATE family efflux transporter codes for MAVSSEELGTEDIKKLLIKQAVPASVGILFLSVNILIDTIFVGQWIGSLAIAAVTVVLPITFLISSLGMAIGVGGGSVLSRALGAKDKEKAETTFANQIMMTLLLSLLLLLLCAFFSKSVLLLFGAKGSIMTLAEEFFYPILYSVPFLALCMMGSNIIRAEGKAKFAMIAMIIPAFVNIGLDIVFIKFMKLGMFGAAMATTISYIMCFLFVFWFFIFKSDLKLKPRHFKFNFPIVKEITELSFVTFSRQSVISILAIIINHTLFAYGGEQSIAVYGIVSRMLMFALFPILGITQGFIPIAGYNYGAKNYERVNESILISIKYAALLATIIYLFILYFASEIVSVFTHDAVVTADTTVALRWVFAASPVIAIQLIGAAYFQAAGKAKKALLLTLSKQGFFLIPLVLILPNFFGIFGVWVAFPIADTLSTVLTAYFLRKEMNSQLIETTDGIL; via the coding sequence ATGGCAGTTTCATCCGAAGAATTAGGAACAGAAGACATAAAGAAACTCTTGATAAAACAGGCAGTTCCGGCATCTGTAGGGATCTTATTTCTTTCGGTTAATATTCTCATTGATACTATTTTCGTCGGGCAATGGATTGGTTCTTTGGCCATTGCAGCAGTTACTGTTGTGCTACCTATTACGTTTTTAATTTCGTCTTTAGGAATGGCTATTGGAGTTGGAGGAGGATCAGTCCTATCGAGAGCTTTAGGAGCTAAGGATAAAGAAAAAGCAGAGACCACTTTTGCAAATCAAATCATGATGACACTCCTGTTGTCATTATTGTTGTTGTTGCTGTGTGCGTTTTTCAGTAAGAGTGTATTACTGCTTTTTGGTGCCAAAGGATCGATAATGACATTGGCAGAGGAATTTTTCTATCCTATCCTTTATTCAGTTCCTTTTTTAGCGCTTTGTATGATGGGCAGTAATATCATCCGAGCCGAAGGAAAAGCTAAATTTGCTATGATTGCCATGATTATTCCGGCATTTGTCAATATTGGTTTGGATATTGTTTTTATCAAATTTATGAAATTAGGAATGTTTGGAGCTGCTATGGCAACGACCATTTCTTATATTATGTGCTTTTTGTTTGTCTTTTGGTTTTTTATTTTTAAAAGTGATTTGAAACTTAAGCCAAGACATTTTAAATTTAATTTCCCCATTGTTAAAGAAATTACCGAACTAAGTTTTGTTACTTTTTCAAGACAAAGTGTAATCAGCATTTTAGCTATTATTATTAACCATACTTTATTTGCTTACGGTGGCGAGCAATCTATTGCAGTATATGGGATAGTGAGCAGAATGTTAATGTTTGCTTTGTTTCCAATTTTAGGAATTACTCAAGGATTTATACCCATCGCAGGTTATAATTATGGGGCCAAAAATTATGAAAGAGTGAACGAAAGTATCCTTATATCCATAAAATATGCGGCATTATTGGCCACAATAATTTATTTATTTATTTTGTACTTTGCGTCCGAAATCGTATCTGTTTTTACCCATGATGCTGTGGTTACGGCTGATACAACTGTAGCTTTAAGATGGGTTTTTGCAGCATCTCCTGTTATTGCAATTCAGTTAATTGGCGCGGCATACTTCCAAGCGGCTGGAAAGGCTAAGAAGGCATTATTATTGACTTTGAGCAAACAAGGTTTTTTCTTAATTCCGTTGGTTCTTATTCTACCAAATTTTTTCGGTATTTTTGGCGTTTGGGTAGCGTTCCCGATAGCGGACACCTTATCAACGGTATTGACTGCCTATTTTCTTAGAAAAGAAATGAATTCACAATTGATCGAAACTACTGATGGAATACTATAA
- a CDS encoding CopD family protein, producing MEYYNYLKSLHLIFVITWFAGLFYIVRLFVYQIEAADKPSPEKEILQKQYKIMTYRLWYIITWPSAVLASIFAFWMLLFTPMGNAWLQMPWMHVKLGFVFALYLYHGKCQQIFTQLQNDEVKYTTNFMRLWNEGATIILFAVVFLVVLKNAVNWIYGVIGIFAFSVTIMLGFKFYKRIREKK from the coding sequence ATGGAATACTATAATTATCTAAAATCCTTGCACCTCATCTTTGTCATCACATGGTTTGCAGGTTTGTTTTATATTGTACGCTTGTTTGTGTACCAAATTGAAGCGGCGGATAAACCTTCGCCAGAAAAAGAAATTTTGCAAAAACAATACAAAATAATGACCTACCGATTGTGGTATATCATTACTTGGCCATCAGCGGTTTTGGCAAGTATTTTTGCCTTTTGGATGTTGTTGTTTACTCCCATGGGGAATGCTTGGTTACAAATGCCTTGGATGCATGTGAAACTTGGCTTTGTATTTGCGTTGTATTTATACCACGGAAAATGCCAACAAATTTTTACGCAGTTGCAAAACGATGAAGTTAAATACACAACTAACTTTATGCGATTGTGGAATGAAGGAGCAACAATCATTCTTTTTGCAGTAGTTTTTTTAGTAGTTTTAAAAAATGCTGTAAATTGGATTTATGGAGTAATCGGGATTTTTGCTTTTTCTGTTACAATCATGTTAGGATTCAAATTTTATAAGCGTATTCGGGAGAAAAAATAG
- a CDS encoding HAMP domain-containing sensor histidine kinase, with protein sequence MIVVIIVASVLLASISIIQFKNEAKEYHQERLERKENAVREHINYVLSTTTYPLTTENLDLIFKDKIHELAHIHNIEINIYGLDGNLLKSSKETFSVDKAALPIPKYILKLVRSSIEKRYVDIKTINGIKNRSSYTQIKDDKFKPLGVLNLPYLEDDGFYDKELHSFLIRLGQVYSFMLIVAFALAYFLSSYITKSLKTISDKMNETTLSQKNKKIVLEASSKEINSLISAYNRMVDELEISAIKLAQGEREEAWREMAKQVAHEIKNPLTPMRLTVQSFERRFNPNDPNIHQKMKDYSDTLIQQIDTMSAVASAFSNFASMPAQQNETLNVVEVVELTLDIFNEDHIIFHAESPEIISKIDRTQLIRIITNLVKNAIQSIPDDQEDKTVIVGIKSENNQVMITVEDFGIGIKPEDSARVFEPKFTTKSSGMGLGLSIIKNIIENYKGTITFESTFGQGTRFTVTLPIINF encoded by the coding sequence ATGATTGTAGTGATTATTGTGGCTTCTGTTTTGCTGGCTTCAATCTCAATTATTCAGTTTAAAAACGAAGCCAAAGAATACCATCAAGAACGATTGGAACGCAAGGAAAATGCAGTAAGAGAACACATTAACTACGTGCTTTCGACTACAACTTATCCGCTTACAACTGAAAATTTAGATTTAATTTTTAAGGACAAAATCCACGAACTGGCCCACATACACAATATTGAAATCAATATTTATGGACTAGATGGAAACTTACTCAAAAGCTCTAAAGAAACCTTTTCGGTAGATAAAGCCGCACTTCCGATTCCGAAATATATCTTGAAATTAGTGCGTTCTTCTATCGAAAAAAGATACGTGGACATCAAGACGATAAATGGAATTAAAAACCGATCCTCTTATACACAAATCAAAGATGATAAATTCAAACCTTTAGGAGTTCTGAATCTTCCCTATCTGGAAGATGACGGTTTTTATGATAAAGAATTACATAGTTTCTTGATTAGGCTAGGGCAAGTCTATTCATTTATGCTGATTGTCGCTTTTGCTTTGGCCTACTTTTTATCTTCTTATATCACTAAATCGCTCAAAACGATTTCAGACAAAATGAACGAAACTACTTTGAGCCAAAAGAACAAGAAAATTGTACTTGAAGCTAGTAGTAAAGAGATCAATTCCTTGATTTCAGCTTATAATCGAATGGTAGATGAACTAGAAATTAGTGCCATCAAACTAGCACAAGGAGAAAGAGAAGAAGCTTGGCGCGAAATGGCAAAACAGGTGGCGCACGAGATTAAAAATCCGTTGACACCTATGCGATTGACCGTTCAAAGTTTTGAGCGAAGATTTAATCCAAACGACCCCAATATCCATCAGAAGATGAAGGACTACTCAGACACCCTAATTCAACAAATTGACACCATGAGTGCGGTCGCTTCGGCGTTTTCTAACTTTGCTTCGATGCCTGCACAGCAAAATGAAACCTTGAATGTGGTGGAAGTAGTCGAACTAACTTTGGATATTTTCAATGAAGACCATATCATTTTCCATGCGGAATCTCCTGAAATTATTTCGAAAATTGATCGAACACAATTGATTCGAATTATTACTAATTTAGTCAAAAATGCCATTCAATCTATTCCTGATGACCAAGAAGACAAGACGGTCATTGTTGGCATTAAAAGTGAAAACAATCAAGTTATGATTACAGTTGAAGACTTTGGAATAGGAATCAAACCCGAAGACAGCGCACGAGTATTTGAACCAAAATTTACTACTAAAAGTAGCGGAATGGGACTAGGACTGAGTATTATCAAAAACATTATTGAAAATTACAAAGGAACAATTACCTTTGAGTCAACCTTCGGTCAAGGGACTCGATTTACGGTTACACTTCCTATTATTAACTTCTAA
- a CDS encoding enoyl-CoA hydratase-related protein: MDYNTILVSLKENIAILTINRPTKLNALNKETIAELHQAFENLELNPAVRVILLTGSGEKAFVAGADIAEFADFSVEEGIQLAAFGHETLFNYVANLKTPVIAAINGYALGGGLELAMACHFRVASENAKMGLPEVTLGLIPGYGGTQRLPQLIGKGRAMEMILTAGMIPADEALQIGLVNHVVPQVELLDFCESIALKIVKNAPLAISKAIHAINANYKDGENGFDTEIKYFGQSFGTKDFKEGTTAFLEKRKALFIGE; the protein is encoded by the coding sequence ATGGACTACAATACAATATTAGTTAGTTTAAAAGAAAATATAGCGATACTTACTATCAATCGCCCAACAAAACTGAATGCGCTCAATAAAGAAACGATTGCAGAGTTGCATCAAGCTTTTGAAAACTTAGAACTAAACCCTGCAGTGAGAGTAATACTTCTTACTGGAAGTGGCGAAAAAGCCTTTGTTGCCGGTGCAGATATTGCCGAATTTGCTGATTTTTCAGTAGAAGAAGGAATTCAGTTGGCGGCATTTGGGCACGAGACTTTGTTTAATTATGTCGCAAATTTAAAAACTCCTGTCATCGCTGCCATTAACGGATATGCTTTGGGTGGCGGACTTGAATTGGCGATGGCTTGCCATTTTAGAGTTGCATCTGAAAATGCTAAAATGGGTTTACCTGAAGTTACTTTGGGATTGATTCCGGGTTACGGAGGAACACAACGTTTGCCACAGTTGATTGGAAAAGGTCGTGCCATGGAAATGATTCTTACTGCCGGAATGATTCCTGCCGATGAAGCGCTTCAAATAGGATTGGTAAATCATGTGGTTCCACAAGTTGAATTACTAGATTTCTGCGAAAGTATAGCCTTAAAAATTGTCAAAAATGCTCCACTAGCCATCAGCAAAGCGATTCATGCCATAAATGCCAATTATAAAGATGGAGAAAATGGTTTTGATACTGAAATTAAATATTTTGGTCAATCATTTGGTACCAAAGATTTTAAAGAAGGAACCACTGCATTTTTAGAAAAAAGAAAAGCGCTATTTATTGGCGAATAA
- a CDS encoding HD domain-containing protein, whose product MNLDLINNTITFVKRKLVNAEGGHDWFHIERVYKNALLIAQEEDCDLTVVKLGALLHDIADSKFHPDSSGGDETIGPKTARLFLENQNVEESTIQQVINIIENISFKGGNFENCFNSTELEVVQDADRLDAIGAIGIARAFNYGGFKNRAMFDPNIDPNMNMTKEEYKKSTAPTINHFYEKLLLLKDTMNTESGKKIAFQRHQYMQGFLSQFYAEWEGEK is encoded by the coding sequence ATGAACTTAGATTTAATAAATAATACCATTACTTTCGTAAAAAGGAAACTGGTGAATGCTGAGGGTGGACATGACTGGTTTCACATTGAAAGAGTGTATAAAAACGCGCTTTTGATTGCCCAAGAAGAAGATTGTGATTTGACGGTAGTAAAACTAGGCGCCTTACTACACGATATTGCTGATAGTAAATTTCATCCTGATTCTTCTGGTGGAGATGAAACAATTGGCCCTAAAACGGCTCGCCTTTTTTTAGAAAATCAAAATGTAGAAGAAAGTACGATTCAACAGGTTATCAATATTATTGAAAACATTTCGTTTAAAGGAGGGAATTTCGAAAACTGCTTTAATTCCACAGAATTAGAGGTGGTGCAAGATGCAGACCGTTTAGACGCCATAGGAGCCATCGGAATTGCGAGGGCATTCAATTATGGGGGATTTAAAAATAGAGCGATGTTTGACCCTAATATCGATCCCAATATGAATATGACCAAAGAGGAGTACAAAAAAAGTACGGCTCCAACGATCAATCATTTTTATGAAAAATTATTATTGCTAAAAGATACTATGAACACCGAGTCTGGTAAAAAAATCGCTTTTCAAAGACACCAATACATGCAAGGATTTTTATCGCAGTTTTATGCAGAATGGGAAGGGGAAAAATAA
- a CDS encoding acyl-ACP desaturase has protein sequence MSIKNVRLEVMQFLEKRVDSFVDQYLIPVEEIWQPSDFLPNSESDNFLEEVKELREISKDLPYDFWVAMVGDMITEEALPTYENWLMEVEGVDNLERNSWAKWVRQWTGEENRHGDLLNKYIYLSGRVNMREVEMTSQHLINDGFDIGTGRDPYKNFVYTSFQELATYVSHNRVSQLAKGYGDKKLAKMCKMIAGDEMRHHHAYSHFVSEIFKVDPSEMMLAFEYMMKAKIVMPAHFLRESGQQIGSAFEQFSDSAQRIGVYTANDYVDIMQKLVEKWEIDKIVGLTPEAEKARDYLMKLPARMAKVSERIKIPAESHIFKWVEPARL, from the coding sequence ATGTCAATAAAAAATGTCAGATTAGAAGTAATGCAGTTTTTAGAAAAGAGAGTTGACAGTTTTGTCGACCAATATCTAATTCCTGTAGAAGAAATATGGCAGCCATCTGATTTTTTACCAAATTCTGAAAGTGATAATTTTCTAGAAGAGGTAAAAGAATTACGTGAAATCTCTAAAGATTTACCGTATGATTTTTGGGTAGCTATGGTAGGAGATATGATTACAGAGGAAGCTTTGCCAACTTATGAAAACTGGTTGATGGAAGTAGAGGGTGTAGATAACCTAGAGCGCAATAGCTGGGCCAAATGGGTGCGCCAATGGACCGGAGAAGAAAACCGTCACGGTGATTTGTTGAATAAATATATTTATTTGTCAGGTCGTGTGAACATGCGTGAAGTGGAAATGACTTCGCAGCACTTAATCAACGATGGATTTGATATTGGAACAGGAAGAGACCCTTATAAAAATTTTGTTTACACTAGTTTTCAAGAATTGGCAACTTACGTTTCGCACAATAGAGTATCCCAATTAGCAAAAGGTTATGGCGATAAAAAACTGGCTAAAATGTGTAAGATGATTGCCGGTGACGAAATGCGTCACCACCATGCTTACAGCCATTTTGTTAGCGAAATATTCAAAGTGGATCCAAGTGAAATGATGCTTGCTTTTGAATATATGATGAAGGCCAAAATTGTAATGCCTGCGCATTTCTTGAGAGAATCTGGACAGCAGATAGGTTCTGCATTCGAACAGTTTTCAGATTCTGCACAACGTATTGGCGTTTATACAGCCAATGATTATGTAGATATCATGCAAAAATTGGTTGAGAAATGGGAAATTGATAAGATTGTAGGATTAACACCTGAGGCTGAAAAAGCTCGTGATTACTTAATGAAACTACCAGCAAGAATGGCCAAAGTTTCTGAAAGAATTAAAATTCCTGCAGAGTCACATATCTTCAAATGGGTTGAACCAGCAAGATTGTAA
- a CDS encoding lysophospholipid acyltransferase family protein produces the protein MQKIVSYPISVIYYLLFGLILVIFHPIQWICLRFFGYLAHKKSVDYLNFLLLKCTNLVGTTYTIKNVETIPEGVPLIFVANHQSMYDIIAMIWFLRRFHCKFVSKKELGSGIPSVSFNLRHGGSVLIDRKDPKQAIPIIKGLSEYIEQNNQSAVIFPEGTRSKTGKPKEFAQSGLKILCKYAPSAYIVPISINNSWKMVRFGFFPVGLGNHLSFEFHKPLKVSDYKFEDLMKHTESTIVKGIQF, from the coding sequence ATGCAAAAAATAGTATCCTATCCTATATCGGTAATTTATTACTTGTTGTTCGGTCTTATATTGGTGATTTTTCATCCCATACAATGGATTTGCTTGCGATTTTTTGGTTATCTAGCTCACAAAAAAAGTGTAGACTACTTAAATTTTTTATTGTTAAAATGTACGAATTTAGTCGGTACAACTTATACAATCAAAAATGTAGAGACAATTCCAGAAGGAGTTCCATTGATTTTTGTGGCTAATCATCAAAGTATGTACGATATTATCGCTATGATTTGGTTTTTGAGGCGTTTTCATTGTAAATTTGTAAGTAAGAAAGAATTAGGTTCGGGGATACCAAGTGTTTCTTTTAATTTGAGACATGGTGGATCTGTTTTAATCGATAGAAAAGATCCTAAGCAAGCGATACCAATTATCAAAGGTCTATCCGAATATATAGAACAAAATAATCAGTCAGCGGTTATTTTTCCTGAAGGAACAAGAAGTAAAACAGGAAAACCCAAAGAATTTGCTCAAAGTGGTTTGAAAATATTGTGTAAATATGCTCCGTCGGCTTATATTGTTCCAATATCGATAAATAACTCATGGAAAATGGTGCGTTTTGGATTTTTTCCCGTAGGTTTAGGTAATCATCTTAGCTTTGAGTTTCATAAACCATTAAAAGTTAGTGATTATAAATTTGAGGATTTAATGAAGCATACAGAAAGTACAATAGTAAAAGGAATACAATTTTAA
- the rnpA gene encoding ribonuclease P protein component, with protein sequence MNFNYPKEEKLKSKIKIGLLFSEGKSVSKFPLRMVYYAGAVGEDSRTQIGVSVSKRNFKKAVDRNYFKRVLRETYRLNKHLLLDNLDQPYSIMLFYQTKDRLSYEEINTKTIQLIEKFLHQIKKQE encoded by the coding sequence ATGAACTTTAATTACCCCAAAGAAGAGAAACTCAAAAGCAAAATTAAAATAGGATTGCTTTTTTCAGAAGGTAAATCCGTTTCCAAATTTCCCTTGCGCATGGTTTATTATGCTGGAGCTGTTGGAGAAGACAGCAGAACTCAAATAGGGGTTTCTGTTTCTAAAAGAAATTTTAAAAAAGCCGTTGACCGCAATTATTTCAAAAGAGTACTTCGTGAAACTTACCGTCTCAATAAACATTTGTTGCTAGACAACCTTGACCAACCCTACTCTATCATGTTGTTTTATCAAACGAAAGACCGTTTATCATATGAAGAAATCAACACTAAAACCATTCAGTTAATCGAGAAATTTTTACATCAAATAAAAAAGCAAGAATAA
- a CDS encoding DUF4349 domain-containing protein: MKSLILVLLLFFTLSSCKKSEAVAEFSDMAISAVPLAPKSSSNSYADKKDSPNKEDQKIIKQGNLRLESNDLESTYNQIQTAVKKHTATILNDNEGKNDYEVYRRLIVRVPSNKFDVFLNDISKGVSYFDNKEISSQDVTEEYIDIDARLKAKKVLESRYIELLKKANKVSEMLEIEGQLSAIREEIEAKEGQLRYMQSRVSYSTITIEFYKPMAEASGATMSYGSKIWNAIKSGFNSISSFFITLLEIWPFILILGTGIYFVRKRYQNKKI, encoded by the coding sequence ATGAAATCTCTAATTCTTGTTTTGTTATTATTTTTCACTTTATCGAGCTGCAAAAAATCAGAGGCTGTGGCTGAATTTTCGGACATGGCTATAAGTGCCGTACCACTTGCTCCTAAATCATCTTCAAATTCTTATGCAGACAAGAAAGATTCGCCAAATAAAGAAGATCAAAAAATCATCAAACAAGGAAATCTTCGCTTAGAATCTAATGACTTAGAATCAACTTATAATCAAATTCAAACTGCTGTAAAAAAACATACAGCCACTATTCTAAACGATAACGAAGGCAAAAACGACTATGAAGTTTATAGAAGATTAATCGTTAGAGTTCCAAGTAATAAATTTGATGTTTTTCTAAATGACATTTCAAAAGGCGTTTCCTATTTTGACAACAAAGAAATTTCATCGCAAGATGTAACTGAAGAATATATAGATATAGATGCTCGGCTTAAAGCCAAAAAAGTATTGGAATCACGTTACATTGAATTATTAAAAAAAGCCAACAAAGTTTCGGAAATGCTTGAAATCGAAGGGCAATTATCTGCTATTCGTGAAGAGATTGAAGCCAAAGAAGGTCAGTTGAGATACATGCAAAGCCGAGTTTCCTATAGCACTATTACAATAGAATTTTATAAACCAATGGCCGAAGCAAGTGGTGCAACTATGTCATATGGTTCTAAAATCTGGAACGCAATAAAATCTGGGTTCAACAGCATTTCGAGTTTTTTCATTACACTCTTAGAAATTTGGCCTTTTATATTAATCCTTGGTACTGGAATATATTTCGTTAGAAAACGATATCAGAATAAAAAAATATAA
- a CDS encoding S41 family peptidase produces the protein MNPLKKKVIIPIIASAFLYVGVSFKDNFFEIAKQIEIFTTLFKELNTNYVDEMNPGDLMDKAIKSMLANLDPYTVYFNEQDVLKFKINNTGEYTGIGALIKRKEGMIIIKEVYKNFPADKAGIKPGDEIIQIGDVTLADFKDDASQLFRGTKNTKIDVQYIRQGKKKTTQIILDEVEIKSVPFFAKIDDKTGYIVLAHFNKKASNETKEALLELKKQGAERIVLDLRGNPGGLLNEAVNICNLFVPKNEIIVTTKSRIEKYNSTYKTAFEPVDTQIPLVIIVNSKSASASEIVSGALQDLDRAVIIGNRSFGKGLVQKPIDLTYNTQLKVTISRYYTPSGRCIQALDYAHKDLKGLATRTDEKNYNAFKTRKGRTVYDGGGILPDVEIEETKTSTIADALLKNDVIFNYATVYYYKNPTLSSEIPVFTDAHFEDFKNYIKAQKISFDTETELALKNTLVVAKKEKIDMAILKEYQQLLSTLQKSEEEQLDKNKTEIKNLILDEIIKRYLYQEGLYQYYLKNNLEVKRSVNILNNTADYQKILKM, from the coding sequence ATGAATCCATTGAAAAAAAAAGTAATTATTCCCATAATAGCTTCCGCATTTTTATATGTAGGAGTAAGTTTTAAAGATAATTTTTTTGAAATTGCTAAGCAAATTGAAATTTTCACAACGCTTTTCAAAGAGTTAAACACCAATTATGTTGATGAGATGAACCCTGGTGACTTAATGGATAAAGCGATCAAATCCATGTTAGCTAATTTAGATCCGTATACTGTTTATTTTAATGAGCAAGATGTTTTAAAATTTAAAATCAATAATACCGGAGAATACACTGGAATAGGTGCCTTGATAAAAAGAAAAGAAGGTATGATAATCATTAAAGAGGTGTATAAAAACTTTCCTGCGGATAAAGCAGGAATAAAACCTGGTGATGAAATTATACAAATAGGAGACGTTACTCTTGCAGATTTTAAAGATGATGCTTCTCAACTTTTTAGAGGAACAAAAAACACTAAAATTGATGTTCAATATATTCGACAAGGAAAAAAGAAGACTACTCAAATTATCCTAGATGAAGTGGAAATCAAATCGGTTCCATTTTTTGCTAAAATAGATGATAAAACAGGTTATATCGTTCTGGCACATTTTAATAAAAAAGCCTCTAATGAAACTAAAGAAGCATTATTAGAATTAAAAAAACAAGGCGCTGAACGAATTGTATTAGATTTAAGAGGAAACCCCGGAGGACTATTAAACGAAGCAGTAAATATTTGCAATTTGTTTGTTCCTAAAAATGAAATTATTGTAACTACTAAGTCTAGAATCGAAAAATATAATAGCACCTACAAAACAGCTTTTGAACCTGTGGACACTCAAATCCCATTAGTCATTATTGTGAATAGTAAAAGTGCTTCGGCATCTGAAATTGTTTCAGGCGCTTTGCAAGATTTAGATAGAGCAGTAATTATAGGTAATCGTAGCTTTGGAAAAGGATTGGTACAAAAACCTATTGATTTAACATACAACACCCAATTAAAAGTAACCATTTCAAGATATTACACTCCTTCAGGAAGATGTATTCAGGCATTAGATTATGCCCATAAAGACCTAAAAGGACTGGCAACTAGAACAGATGAAAAAAATTATAATGCGTTTAAAACGCGTAAAGGAAGAACCGTTTATGATGGAGGTGGAATTTTACCTGATGTTGAAATTGAAGAAACCAAAACCAGTACCATTGCGGATGCCTTATTAAAAAATGATGTCATATTTAATTACGCTACCGTTTACTACTATAAAAACCCCACTTTAAGTAGTGAGATACCTGTTTTTACCGATGCTCATTTTGAAGATTTTAAAAACTATATTAAAGCTCAAAAGATATCGTTTGACACCGAAACAGAGTTAGCACTTAAAAACACTTTAGTTGTTGCCAAAAAAGAAAAAATAGATATGGCTATTCTAAAAGAATACCAACAACTACTTTCTACATTACAAAAAAGTGAGGAAGAGCAATTAGACAAAAATAAGACTGAGATTAAGAACTTGATTTTGGACGAAATTATTAAACGTTATTTATACCAAGAAGGCTTGTATCAATATTATTTAAAAAACAATTTAGAAGTAAAGCGTTCTGTCAATATTTTGAACAATACTGCTGATTATCAAAAAATATTAAAAATGTAA
- a CDS encoding OmpA family protein, with product MHKLLQIVAFLIYGILYAQEKKIETVFFDFDKYTLENDQIQTVLDFIKKNDTSKIESIQIYGYCDDRGNNDYNYSLSENRVTTVRDLLTTNGFNKNKILIIEGRGRVLVKQDTVEDLSRIRSQNRRVDMLLVPKNSFGNGIYNSLQDSHNVGDRIYFENILFPLGSSDLTLGSLKELDKIVALLNKNKSLEFEIRGHVCCTPNHFDDAVDKATSERKLSVNRAKAVFRYLLSKNINSLRMSYKGCGNQFPLGQGEEMDRRVEFLITKT from the coding sequence ATGCATAAGTTACTTCAAATAGTCGCTTTTTTGATTTATGGAATCCTTTATGCCCAAGAAAAAAAGATTGAAACCGTCTTTTTTGATTTCGACAAATACACTTTAGAAAACGACCAAATACAGACAGTACTTGATTTTATTAAAAAAAATGATACTTCAAAAATTGAATCTATCCAAATTTATGGATATTGTGATGATAGAGGAAACAATGATTACAACTACAGCTTATCCGAAAATCGAGTTACAACTGTAAGGGATCTATTAACAACAAATGGATTTAATAAAAACAAAATACTCATCATTGAAGGCCGAGGTCGAGTTTTAGTTAAACAGGATACTGTTGAAGATTTATCAAGAATTAGGTCTCAAAATAGAAGGGTGGATATGCTTCTGGTTCCTAAAAACAGTTTTGGAAATGGTATTTATAATTCCTTACAAGACAGTCATAATGTGGGTGACCGCATCTATTTTGAAAATATACTATTTCCTTTAGGTAGTAGCGATTTAACATTAGGTTCTTTAAAAGAATTAGACAAAATCGTTGCCCTTTTAAACAAAAACAAAAGCTTAGAATTCGAAATCCGAGGGCATGTTTGTTGTACTCCAAACCATTTTGATGATGCTGTAGACAAAGCCACCAGTGAACGTAAACTGTCAGTAAACAGAGCTAAAGCGGTTTTTAGATATCTATTATCAAAAAACATCAATAGCCTTAGGATGTCATATAAAGGATGTGGAAATCAATTCCCGCTAGGTCAAGGCGAAGAAATGGATCGACGTGTTGAATTCTTAATTACCAAAACATAA